One Brassica napus cultivar Da-Ae chromosome C4, Da-Ae, whole genome shotgun sequence genomic region harbors:
- the LOC106426315 gene encoding peptidyl-prolyl cis-trans isomerase CYP19-1, producing the protein MAGGFTININIPAGEGLNISINPNSAAAGNLCTNPSSQKPLECSPGKANPKVFFDMAVRGKAVGRIVMELFADTTPRTAENFRALCTGEKGMGKKGKPLHYKGSIIHHMCPDYIIGGGDFTYERKGYGGESIYAGGFFEDENFIKKHTGPGILSMNNNGPDTNQSQFLISLTENWELDDLHVVFGQVVEGLDVVRIISHEPLKDKFSKPVVIDCGQIK; encoded by the coding sequence ATGGCCGGTGGATTTACCATCAACATAAACATTCCGGCTGGTGAAGGACTTAACATTAGCATTAACCCAAACTCTGCTGCAGCTGGTAATCTATGTACGAATCCGTCCTCTCAAAAGCCCCTAGAATGCTCTCCAGGAAAGGCTAACCCAAAGGTTTTCTTTGATATGGCGGTGCGCGGCAAAGCTGTTGGTCGGATCGTGATGGAGCTCTTTGCCGACACGACCCCACGGACGGCAGAGAATTTCCGCGCCCTCTGTACAGGCGAGAAAGGCATGGGGAAGAAGGGTAAGCCACTTCATTACAAAGGATCAATCATCCACCATATGTGCCCCGATTATATCATTGGCGGAGGAGATTTCACTTACGAAAGGAAAGGATACGGAGGCGAATCAATCTACGCCGGAGGTTTTTTCGAGGATGAGAACTTCATCAAAAAGCACACCGGTCCGGGTATCCTCTCCATGAACAACAATGGTCCTGACACCAACCAATCTCAGTTTTTGATCTCCTTGACCGAGAACTGGGAACTCGACGATCTACACGTCGTCTTCGGCCAAGTTGTTGAAGGATTGGATGTGGTCAGGATCATATCACACGAACCTCTTAAGGACAAGTTTTCCAAGCCCGTCGTGATCGACTGCGGTCAGATTAAATAG